The following proteins are co-located in the Apis mellifera strain DH4 linkage group LG11, Amel_HAv3.1, whole genome shotgun sequence genome:
- the LOC107965250 gene encoding 7SK snRNA methylphosphate capping enzyme isoform X1, which yields MSSAQVDRTTKVSQITKKENDKSRKTFNSSHKKHKHEDSRHFKFGRKRLQSFTSNGKFFPPYKRRKKEGAIIPPTKFLLGGNICDPLNLNSMQDEEINRAMNAVTPKSSPLPTPKHKKEVIEVIIPPNICDPLNLSNCNDNDEYEKQLISPTKKGSKRRNRKKKRASSGSGNDASDSIETKIKDCDGIDVAEPMEHSVSENVETEVQQPSLNSPPINTSSQVKEAKPESPQKDKNKLRLKGLEEPKDKRLRKLDVKDKIVSPVIPQPGAWKPRPQHRPSQDKKKKQTMPKFREKDARYQYGNYNRYYGYRNSHNEMDTRLTVFAQRKHLFVGKDVLDIGCNIGHITLSVARDFSARSVTGIDIDRTLINIARKNIKHYVNCVQSPAGNEDSDHQDVNFFPISMPINYGPVDIPGFTKDKSHKGFPYNVNFVQGNYVLEDDSLLCTEQPQFDAILCLSITKWIHLNFGDAGLKQAFKRMYAQLRPSGVLILEPQGWSSYTKKKNLTERIYKNYQSIEFRPHNFTQYLLSSEVGFSKCEVLSIPPHPAKGFQRPIHLFTKADLSQDDLRKSMLNRQERRDEERRKLKEYERKLFKKEDAKEGNMSEISQQSNESMSQYDQLENVYAPSATPCYDTIGHNNDNQPSDASKMCYVDVNVENDKIETESQSFECSSASESVQPNNKTATIENQTLRKRSVETEDVIDAKRSKSVDGTTFRSVTGEIERITEVKEVKEEDTSISTSSRSEKERRGNESNVQSTSDRLNERSNEEEECGTKTEEWKELGNGLRSPCAKKRTERQHCELISDNTEEGSSPILPKNELHSLKVAANSRRGVSTTRR from the exons ATGTCATCTGCACAAGTTGATCGGACTACTAAAGTAAGTCAAATTactaaaaaggaaaatgataaatcaagaaaaacatttaactCCTCTCATAAAAAGCATAAACATGAGGATAGTCGTCATTTTAAATTTGGTAGAAAGCGTCTACAAAGTTTTACTAGCAATGGTAAATTTTTTCCACCATACAAACGtagaaagaaggaaggtgCAATTATTCCACCCACAAAATTTCTGCTTGGTGGTAACATATGTGatcctttaaatttaaatagcatGCAAGATGAGGAAATAAATAGAGCTATGAATGCTGTCACACCTAAATCTAGCCCATTACCAACACCTAAGCATAAGAAAGAAGTAATTGAAGTCATAATTCCACCAAATATCTGTGATCCTTTGAACCTAAGCAATTGCAATGACAATGACGAATATGAGAAGCAGCTTATATCACCGACAAAAAAGGGCTCTAAACGacgaaatagaaagaaaaaacgagcATCTTCAGGTTCTGGGAATGATGCAAGTGATTCTATTGAGACTAAAATTAAAGACTGTGATGGTATCGATGTTGCAGAACCTATGGAACATAGTGTTTCAGAAAATGTTGAAACAGAAGTGCAACAACCATCGTTGAATTCACCACCAATCAATACATCCAGTCAAGTTAAAGAGGCAAAACCAGAAAGTCCACAAAAAGACAAGAATAAATTACGTTTAAAAGGTTTGGAGGAGCctaaagataaaagattaagaaaactAGATgtcaaagataaaattgtcAGTCCTGTAATTCCTCAACCCGGAGCATGGAAGCCTAGACCACAACATAGACCAAGTCaagacaagaaaaagaaacaaacaatGCCCAAATTCAGGGAGAAAGATGCACGTTATCAATATGGAAATTATAATAGGTATTACGGATATCGCAATTCTCATAACGAAATGGACACAAGACTGACAGTATTTGCACAGcgaaaacatttatttgttGGGAAAGATGTGTTAGACATTGGTTGCAATATTGGCCACATTACCCTTTCCGTTGCAAGAGATTTCTCTGCTCGCAGTGTAACTGGTATTGACATTGATAGAACACTTATCAATATAGctcgaaaaaatatcaaacattaTGTCAATTGTGTACAGTCTCCTGCTGGTAATGAAGACAGCGATCATCAGGATGTAAACTTCTTCCCAATATCTATGCCAATCAATTATGGCCCAGTAGATATTCCAGGTTTCACAAAAGATAAAAGTCATAAAGGTTTCCCTTACAATGTTAATTTTGTACAg GGTAATTACGTGCTCGAGGATGATTCTTTATTATGTACAGAACAACCACAATTTGATGCGATTCTTTGTTTATCGATAACTAAATGGATACACTTGAATTTCGGAGATGCAGGTTTAAAACAAGCATTCAAACGTATGTATGCCCAATTACGCCCGAGTGGGGTTTTAATATTAGAACCTCAAGGTTGGAGCAGTTATAccaagaaaaagaatctcaCC GAACGTATATACAAGAATTATCAAAGTATCGAGTTTCGACCACATAATTTCACCCAGTATCTACTATCTTCAGAAGTCGGTTTTTCCAAATGCGAGGTATTGTCGATCCCCCCCCATCCGGCGAAAGGATTCCAACGGCCGATCCATTTGTTCACCAAAGCAGATTTATCGCAAGATGATCTCAGGAAAAGCATGTTGAACAGACAAGAGCGAAGGGacgaggaaagaaggaaattgaAGGAATACGAGAGAAAACTGTTCAAGAAGGAGGACGCTAAAGAGGGGAATATGTCGGAGATCAGTCAACAAAGCAACGAATCCATGAGCCAATACGATCAGTTGGAGAATGTTTATGCCCCTAGCGCGACTCCGTGCTACGACACGATTGGCCACAATAATGATAACCAACCATCGGACGCCTCGAAAATGTGTTACGTGGATGTAAATGTAGAGAACGATAAAATAGAGACGGAAAGTCAGTCATTCGAGTGTTCGAGCGCATCGGAGAGCGTGCAACCGAATAATAAAACGGCCACGATTGAAAATCAAACGTTGAGAAAGCGAAGTGTAGAAACGGAAGATGTAATAGACGCAAAGAGATCCAAAAGCGTGGATGGGACAACGTTCAGATCCGTAACGGGCGAAATTGAAAGGATAACGGAGGTTAAGGAGGTTAAGGAGGAAGATACGTCAATTTCAACAAGCAGCAGATCGGAGAAGGAGCGAAGAGGGAACGAATCAAACGTCCAATCGACGAGCGATCGTCTAAATGAAAGGAGCAACGAGGAGGAAGAGTGTGGGACAAAGACCGAGGAATGGAAGGAATTGGGCAATGGATTGAGGAGTCCTTGCGCAAAGAAACGAACGGAGAGGCAACATTGTGAATTGATCTCGGATAACac
- the LOC100578910 gene encoding zinc finger CW-type PWWP domain protein 1: MHQSTRNDIQGRNFLFERSDLNRRTPTILFEKWEFEQVNRSNSSTNFLSQFNLSHKQTIENMSDSFYTPPMEKKSIPTPKAPVKYKKQPKKGDLKPKKLYYTDDELDASNTIDSGIHIPFDESNNSLFHKHTTRCNRFDSSQKQIRRLRAKLDRIKVQTNDKENDRNVLGNRSVNVVNNRNNVAQESSVVFNPSAEGLFQYDFNWKEKLYWLQPKRDIGLWIECCRKNCKKWRYVEEYHDPLNVPKIWYCEMNYDKSMASCNIPEHPNSFAIKSNLIENAYNAGSIVWAHMKGFPWWPGIINDCPDTFTYYKLPKNSLIPIKYYVTFFNEEKLECAWIHKQSLKPFAIYKYDQLIKKTKFHGINYKQSLKKAYKIATNALSLSILERLREFSFLPQYEKFYDINNNSNQLINNTTKRKVLLEMDTNSDNEIPCTNPIKKQYTLKEYYLRIICKNQEI, from the exons atgcATCAATCCACTCGAAACGATATCcaaggaagaaattttctgTTTGAACGATCAGATTTGAATCGACGAACTCCCACGATACTATTTGAAAAATGGGAATTCGAGCAAGTAAATCGTTCCAATTCGTCGACAAATTTTTTGTCACAG TTCAATTTATCTCATAAACAAACGATTGAAAATATGTCCGACTCGTTTTATACCCCAccgatggaaaagaaaagtatacCAACGCCGAAAGCGCCAGTGAAGTACAAAAAACAACCTAAGAAGGGAGATTTAAAGCCAAAAAAGTTGTATTACACCGATGATGAATTAGACGCTTCAAATACTATAGATAGCGGAATTCATATCCCATTTGACGAATCAAATAATAGTTTGTTTCACAAACACACAACTAGATGCAATAGATTCGATTCTTCGCAAAAGCAAATACGTAGATTACGCGCCAAATTAGACAGGATTAAAGTACAAACGAACGACAAAGAAAACGATAGAAATGTATTAGGAAACAGATCTGTGAACGTAGTGAACAACAGAAACAATGTAGCACAAGAATCTTCTGTAG tATTCAATCCAAGTGCAGAAggattatttcaatatgattttaattggaaagaaaaattatactgGTTACAACCTAAGAGGGATATTGGTTTATGGATTGAATGCtgtagaaaaaattgtaaaaaatggaGATACGTTGAAGAGTATCATGATCCATTAAATGTACCCAAAATATGGTATTGTGAAATGAATTATg ATAAATCAATGGCATCTTGTAACATACCAGAACATCCTAACTCATTTGccataaaatctaatttaattgaaaatgctTATAATGCAGGTAGTATTGTTTGGGCACATATGAAAGGTTTTCCATGGTGGCctggaataataaacgattgtCCTGAtacttttacatattataaattgcctAAAAACTCTCTTATACCt attaaatattacgtTACATTctttaatgaagaaaaactTGAATGTGCTTGGATTCATAAACAAAGTCTTAAAccatttgcaatatataaatatgatcaattaattaaaaag ACCAAATTCCATGgaataaattacaaacaatCCTTAAAAAAAGCATATAAAATAGCTACGAATGCTCtttcattatcaatattagaAAGGTTAAGagaattcagttttttgccacagtatgaaaaattttatgatattaataataattcaaatcaattaatcaataataccACAAAAAGGAAAGTTTTATTAGAAATGGATACAAATTCAGATAATGAAATACCCTGTACAAATCCCATAAAAAAGCAATATAcgttgaaagaatattatttaagaataatatgtaaaaatcaagagatataa
- the LOC107965250 gene encoding 7SK snRNA methylphosphate capping enzyme isoform X2, producing MSSAQVDRTTKVSQITKKENDKSRKTFNSSHKKHKHEDSRHFKFGRKRLQSFTSNGKFFPPYKRRKKEGAIIPPTKFLLGGNICDPLNLNSMQDEEINRAMNAVTPKSSPLPTPKHKKEVIEVIIPPNICDPLNLSNCNDNDEYEKQLISPTKKGSKRRNRKKKRASSGSGNDASDSIETKIKDCDGIDVAEPMEHSVSENVETEVQQPSLNSPPINTSSQVKEAKPESPQKDKNKLRLKGLEEPKDKRLRKLDVKDKIVSPVIPQPGAWKPRPQHRPSQDKKKKQTMPKFREKDARYQYGNYNRYYGYRNSHNEMDTRLTVFAQRKHLFVGKDVLDIGCNIGHITLSVARDFSARSVTGIDIDRTLINIARKNIKHYVNCVQSPAGNEDSDHQDVNFFPISMPINYGPVDIPGFTKDKSHKGFPYNVNFVQGNYVLEDDSLLCTEQPQFDAILCLSITKWIHLNFGDAGLKQAFKRMYAQLRPSGVLILEPQGWSSYTKKKNLTERIYKNYQSIEFRPHNFTQYLLSSEVGFSKCEVLSIPPHPAKGFQRPIHLFTKADLSQDDLRKSMLNRQERRDEERRKLKEYERKLFKKEDAKEGNMSEISQQSNESMSQYDQLENVYAPSATPCYDTIGHNNDNQPSDASKMCYVDVNVENDKIETESQSFECSSASESVQPNNKTATIENQTLRKRSVETEDVIDAKRSKSVDGTTFRSVTGEIERITEVKEVKEEDTSISTSSRSEKERRGNESNVQSTSDRLNERSNEEEECGTKTEEWKELGNGLRSPCAKKRTERQHCELISDNTMHRRAKYSSACD from the exons ATGTCATCTGCACAAGTTGATCGGACTACTAAAGTAAGTCAAATTactaaaaaggaaaatgataaatcaagaaaaacatttaactCCTCTCATAAAAAGCATAAACATGAGGATAGTCGTCATTTTAAATTTGGTAGAAAGCGTCTACAAAGTTTTACTAGCAATGGTAAATTTTTTCCACCATACAAACGtagaaagaaggaaggtgCAATTATTCCACCCACAAAATTTCTGCTTGGTGGTAACATATGTGatcctttaaatttaaatagcatGCAAGATGAGGAAATAAATAGAGCTATGAATGCTGTCACACCTAAATCTAGCCCATTACCAACACCTAAGCATAAGAAAGAAGTAATTGAAGTCATAATTCCACCAAATATCTGTGATCCTTTGAACCTAAGCAATTGCAATGACAATGACGAATATGAGAAGCAGCTTATATCACCGACAAAAAAGGGCTCTAAACGacgaaatagaaagaaaaaacgagcATCTTCAGGTTCTGGGAATGATGCAAGTGATTCTATTGAGACTAAAATTAAAGACTGTGATGGTATCGATGTTGCAGAACCTATGGAACATAGTGTTTCAGAAAATGTTGAAACAGAAGTGCAACAACCATCGTTGAATTCACCACCAATCAATACATCCAGTCAAGTTAAAGAGGCAAAACCAGAAAGTCCACAAAAAGACAAGAATAAATTACGTTTAAAAGGTTTGGAGGAGCctaaagataaaagattaagaaaactAGATgtcaaagataaaattgtcAGTCCTGTAATTCCTCAACCCGGAGCATGGAAGCCTAGACCACAACATAGACCAAGTCaagacaagaaaaagaaacaaacaatGCCCAAATTCAGGGAGAAAGATGCACGTTATCAATATGGAAATTATAATAGGTATTACGGATATCGCAATTCTCATAACGAAATGGACACAAGACTGACAGTATTTGCACAGcgaaaacatttatttgttGGGAAAGATGTGTTAGACATTGGTTGCAATATTGGCCACATTACCCTTTCCGTTGCAAGAGATTTCTCTGCTCGCAGTGTAACTGGTATTGACATTGATAGAACACTTATCAATATAGctcgaaaaaatatcaaacattaTGTCAATTGTGTACAGTCTCCTGCTGGTAATGAAGACAGCGATCATCAGGATGTAAACTTCTTCCCAATATCTATGCCAATCAATTATGGCCCAGTAGATATTCCAGGTTTCACAAAAGATAAAAGTCATAAAGGTTTCCCTTACAATGTTAATTTTGTACAg GGTAATTACGTGCTCGAGGATGATTCTTTATTATGTACAGAACAACCACAATTTGATGCGATTCTTTGTTTATCGATAACTAAATGGATACACTTGAATTTCGGAGATGCAGGTTTAAAACAAGCATTCAAACGTATGTATGCCCAATTACGCCCGAGTGGGGTTTTAATATTAGAACCTCAAGGTTGGAGCAGTTATAccaagaaaaagaatctcaCC GAACGTATATACAAGAATTATCAAAGTATCGAGTTTCGACCACATAATTTCACCCAGTATCTACTATCTTCAGAAGTCGGTTTTTCCAAATGCGAGGTATTGTCGATCCCCCCCCATCCGGCGAAAGGATTCCAACGGCCGATCCATTTGTTCACCAAAGCAGATTTATCGCAAGATGATCTCAGGAAAAGCATGTTGAACAGACAAGAGCGAAGGGacgaggaaagaaggaaattgaAGGAATACGAGAGAAAACTGTTCAAGAAGGAGGACGCTAAAGAGGGGAATATGTCGGAGATCAGTCAACAAAGCAACGAATCCATGAGCCAATACGATCAGTTGGAGAATGTTTATGCCCCTAGCGCGACTCCGTGCTACGACACGATTGGCCACAATAATGATAACCAACCATCGGACGCCTCGAAAATGTGTTACGTGGATGTAAATGTAGAGAACGATAAAATAGAGACGGAAAGTCAGTCATTCGAGTGTTCGAGCGCATCGGAGAGCGTGCAACCGAATAATAAAACGGCCACGATTGAAAATCAAACGTTGAGAAAGCGAAGTGTAGAAACGGAAGATGTAATAGACGCAAAGAGATCCAAAAGCGTGGATGGGACAACGTTCAGATCCGTAACGGGCGAAATTGAAAGGATAACGGAGGTTAAGGAGGTTAAGGAGGAAGATACGTCAATTTCAACAAGCAGCAGATCGGAGAAGGAGCGAAGAGGGAACGAATCAAACGTCCAATCGACGAGCGATCGTCTAAATGAAAGGAGCAACGAGGAGGAAGAGTGTGGGACAAAGACCGAGGAATGGAAGGAATTGGGCAATGGATTGAGGAGTCCTTGCGCAAAGAAACGAACGGAGAGGCAACATTGTGAATTGATCTCGGATAACac
- the LOC107965250 gene encoding 7SK snRNA methylphosphate capping enzyme isoform X3, whose amino-acid sequence MSSAQVDRTTKVSQITKKENDKSRKTFNSSHKKHKHEDSRHFKFGRKRLQSFTSNGKFFPPYKRRKKEGAIIPPTKFLLGGNICDPLNLNSMQDEEINRAMNAVTPKSSPLPTPKHKKEVIEVIIPPNICDPLNLSNCNDNDEYEKQLISPTKKGSKRRNRKKKRASSGSGNDASDSIETKIKDCDGIDVAEPMEHSVSENVETEVQQPSLNSPPINTSSQVKEAKPESPQKDKNKLRLKGLEEPKDKRLRKLDVKDKIVSPVIPQPGAWKPRPQHRPSQDKKKKQTMPKFREKDARYQYGNYNRYYGYRNSHNEMDTRLTVFAQRKHLFVGKDVLDIGCNIGHITLSVARDFSARSVTGIDIDRTLINIARKNIKHYVNCVQSPAGNEDSDHQDVNFFPISMPINYGPVDIPGFTKDKSHKGFPYNVNFVQGNYVLEDDSLLCTEQPQFDAILCLSITKWIHLNFGDAGLKQAFKRMYAQLRPSGVLILEPQGWSSYTKKKNLTERIYKNYQSIEFRPHNFTQYLLSSEVGFSKCEVLSIPPHPAKGFQRPIHLFTKADLSQDDLRKSMLNRQERRDEERRKLKEYERKLFKKEDAKEGNMSEISQQSNESMSQYDQLENVYAPSATPCYDTIGHNNDNQPSDASKMCYVDVNVENDKIETESQSFECSSASESVQPNNKTATIENQTLRKRSVETEDVIDAKRSKSVDGTTFRSVTGEIERITEVKEVKEEDTSISTSSRSEKERRGNESNVQSTSDRLNERSNEEEECGTKTEEWKELGNGLRSPCAKKRTERQHCELISDNTIPGESFSVM is encoded by the exons ATGTCATCTGCACAAGTTGATCGGACTACTAAAGTAAGTCAAATTactaaaaaggaaaatgataaatcaagaaaaacatttaactCCTCTCATAAAAAGCATAAACATGAGGATAGTCGTCATTTTAAATTTGGTAGAAAGCGTCTACAAAGTTTTACTAGCAATGGTAAATTTTTTCCACCATACAAACGtagaaagaaggaaggtgCAATTATTCCACCCACAAAATTTCTGCTTGGTGGTAACATATGTGatcctttaaatttaaatagcatGCAAGATGAGGAAATAAATAGAGCTATGAATGCTGTCACACCTAAATCTAGCCCATTACCAACACCTAAGCATAAGAAAGAAGTAATTGAAGTCATAATTCCACCAAATATCTGTGATCCTTTGAACCTAAGCAATTGCAATGACAATGACGAATATGAGAAGCAGCTTATATCACCGACAAAAAAGGGCTCTAAACGacgaaatagaaagaaaaaacgagcATCTTCAGGTTCTGGGAATGATGCAAGTGATTCTATTGAGACTAAAATTAAAGACTGTGATGGTATCGATGTTGCAGAACCTATGGAACATAGTGTTTCAGAAAATGTTGAAACAGAAGTGCAACAACCATCGTTGAATTCACCACCAATCAATACATCCAGTCAAGTTAAAGAGGCAAAACCAGAAAGTCCACAAAAAGACAAGAATAAATTACGTTTAAAAGGTTTGGAGGAGCctaaagataaaagattaagaaaactAGATgtcaaagataaaattgtcAGTCCTGTAATTCCTCAACCCGGAGCATGGAAGCCTAGACCACAACATAGACCAAGTCaagacaagaaaaagaaacaaacaatGCCCAAATTCAGGGAGAAAGATGCACGTTATCAATATGGAAATTATAATAGGTATTACGGATATCGCAATTCTCATAACGAAATGGACACAAGACTGACAGTATTTGCACAGcgaaaacatttatttgttGGGAAAGATGTGTTAGACATTGGTTGCAATATTGGCCACATTACCCTTTCCGTTGCAAGAGATTTCTCTGCTCGCAGTGTAACTGGTATTGACATTGATAGAACACTTATCAATATAGctcgaaaaaatatcaaacattaTGTCAATTGTGTACAGTCTCCTGCTGGTAATGAAGACAGCGATCATCAGGATGTAAACTTCTTCCCAATATCTATGCCAATCAATTATGGCCCAGTAGATATTCCAGGTTTCACAAAAGATAAAAGTCATAAAGGTTTCCCTTACAATGTTAATTTTGTACAg GGTAATTACGTGCTCGAGGATGATTCTTTATTATGTACAGAACAACCACAATTTGATGCGATTCTTTGTTTATCGATAACTAAATGGATACACTTGAATTTCGGAGATGCAGGTTTAAAACAAGCATTCAAACGTATGTATGCCCAATTACGCCCGAGTGGGGTTTTAATATTAGAACCTCAAGGTTGGAGCAGTTATAccaagaaaaagaatctcaCC GAACGTATATACAAGAATTATCAAAGTATCGAGTTTCGACCACATAATTTCACCCAGTATCTACTATCTTCAGAAGTCGGTTTTTCCAAATGCGAGGTATTGTCGATCCCCCCCCATCCGGCGAAAGGATTCCAACGGCCGATCCATTTGTTCACCAAAGCAGATTTATCGCAAGATGATCTCAGGAAAAGCATGTTGAACAGACAAGAGCGAAGGGacgaggaaagaaggaaattgaAGGAATACGAGAGAAAACTGTTCAAGAAGGAGGACGCTAAAGAGGGGAATATGTCGGAGATCAGTCAACAAAGCAACGAATCCATGAGCCAATACGATCAGTTGGAGAATGTTTATGCCCCTAGCGCGACTCCGTGCTACGACACGATTGGCCACAATAATGATAACCAACCATCGGACGCCTCGAAAATGTGTTACGTGGATGTAAATGTAGAGAACGATAAAATAGAGACGGAAAGTCAGTCATTCGAGTGTTCGAGCGCATCGGAGAGCGTGCAACCGAATAATAAAACGGCCACGATTGAAAATCAAACGTTGAGAAAGCGAAGTGTAGAAACGGAAGATGTAATAGACGCAAAGAGATCCAAAAGCGTGGATGGGACAACGTTCAGATCCGTAACGGGCGAAATTGAAAGGATAACGGAGGTTAAGGAGGTTAAGGAGGAAGATACGTCAATTTCAACAAGCAGCAGATCGGAGAAGGAGCGAAGAGGGAACGAATCAAACGTCCAATCGACGAGCGATCGTCTAAATGAAAGGAGCAACGAGGAGGAAGAGTGTGGGACAAAGACCGAGGAATGGAAGGAATTGGGCAATGGATTGAGGAGTCCTTGCGCAAAGAAACGAACGGAGAGGCAACATTGTGAATTGATCTCGGATAACac GATACCTGGTGAGAGTTTCAGTGTAATGTAA